One Mycolicibacterium rufum genomic window, GATGGCGTCGGCCACCGCCGCCGGTTGATAGAGCATCACATTGTGTCCGCTGCCGGGCACCACGTCCGCGGCCGTGCCCAACGCGGCCGCGAGCATGTCATTGGCCTGGTGGATCTGCGCCTGGGTGTAGTTCTCCGGAGTGAGCTGATCGGGCGGCGGGAATCTGTCAGCGCTCAGGACGATCGCCGGCACCTGCGGAAGAGGGGGTGCTGACGCCACGGCCGCGAAGGCGTCCTCGAACCACACGCTCTCACCGGGCGCCCTCCCCTCTCGGCCGCTCTCGTAGAAGGCCACGTTCTGTGCCGGGCTTCCGATCGAGGGCAGGAACTCCGAGGTCGGTTCCGCGAACACCAGGCCCGACACCAGGTTCGGGTGCTGGCGCGCCAGCAGGTCGAGGATCAACCCGCCGTAGGAGTGACCGACGAACACGAACGGTCCGGTGAGGCCGGCCGCGGCGATCAACGCGACCACGTCGTCGACGTCCTGCTGCATCTGGTGAGGTTGCGGCACCGAGGTGGACCGCAGGTCGCCGTCAGGGCGGGTGTCGGGCCGGTCGTAGGCGCACACCCGCGTCGTCCTCGCCACCACCGGCTGTGTCGCGTCCTCGCTCGGGATCAGCACCGCCTGCTCGATCACGTCGTAGGGCGACGACCAGGTCGGATCATCTGGTGCGACGACGTAGTTCCAGGCCTCGGCGTAGCTGCCCATCCCGGGAATGATGAACACGGTCGGTGCGCCGTCACCCTGGCAGTCGAGGAACAGCGAGCGCCCGCCGCCGATGTCGACCGGACCGGGCCGGGCGTCGCCCGGATCCCCCGCGGCCCGGGCACCTCCGGACATCGCGAGCAAGAGCGCCACCAGCGCGGCGATCCGACGCCACGTCACCGTCGCGACGTTACAGCGCCGAGCCCGCCACCAGCAGCACGATCGCGATCAGCGGCAACGTGCCCTGGACGACGGCCGCGCGGGCCTTGTCGCGGGCGGCGGCGATCAGCACCACGGCCGCGGCCAGCATCGACCCCAGCCCCGCGTAGAGCAGGGCGGCACCCACGGCGTCCGCTCCGCGGGCGGTCGCGACAATGCCCGCGACCGTCACGATGGCCAGGAAGAGGTTGTAGAACCCCTGGTTGAAGGCGAGCAGCCGGGTTGTC contains:
- a CDS encoding alpha/beta fold hydrolase, with translation MTWRRIAALVALLLAMSGGARAAGDPGDARPGPVDIGGGRSLFLDCQGDGAPTVFIIPGMGSYAEAWNYVVAPDDPTWSSPYDVIEQAVLIPSEDATQPVVARTTRVCAYDRPDTRPDGDLRSTSVPQPHQMQQDVDDVVALIAAAGLTGPFVFVGHSYGGLILDLLARQHPNLVSGLVFAEPTSEFLPSIGSPAQNVAFYESGREGRAPGESVWFEDAFAAVASAPPLPQVPAIVLSADRFPPPDQLTPENYTQAQIHQANDMLAAALGTAADVVPGSGHNVMLYQPAAVADAILRVVGEVRSGR
- a CDS encoding DUF1304 domain-containing protein, producing the protein MITTVALIVAALAALLHVYIFVMESFTWTSARTRAVFGTTEEEAQTTRLLAFNQGFYNLFLAIVTVAGIVATARGADAVGAALLYAGLGSMLAAAVVLIAAARDKARAAVVQGTLPLIAIVLLVAGSAL